From the genome of Medicago truncatula cultivar Jemalong A17 chromosome 2, MtrunA17r5.0-ANR, whole genome shotgun sequence:
TTGGACagaattttgttacattaacaacataattcttcaccattctattattctaaatcatccatcaattctctaatgcatgagtgaattgctggaaccataaatctgtaaaatactgttaggagatacgcttggtgtggttgtgcaatacacgtcaaggaactcatagtatcctgaaggggattcgccggtcattcctattgcatccaatatacatttattggtgggggcgaatcgaacctaaaggttAATGTGGCAACCCCATACgctttgagttttacatgcatgatcattaaacatttcaggtttcaagtgcagcagcctCTTCCCAACAAACAAGATATATAACAAATGTTTCTGTTAAACAACAAAaagattgtttatttatttatcttctaGTAATTTGTATCAATCAATGGCACAAGTACATTACTCAAATAAGTGGCTTGCCTTCCTGGTTTTGCAGGAAATACATATTGATCAAAATAAGTCAAAAAGatttcaaacttaattttcattGATCTAATATGCATTTGGTAGTGAGCTAATCGGGACATTGCAATGAACAGAGCCTATTTGAAATGCTTCATTCCTAGTGACTCGTTCTTATAGGCAGGTCAATCCATTTCAACGATAGCAACATGAGTAATGATTTTAAGCAGTAGGAGGTTGTCCAACATTCACTCAATGCATTTGACTGATAGCCCAACAACATGGCGACCCTCCAACAAGAAGATCGGATATAGCCGGTCGATCAGCATCCCGACTTCTGGCAAccctttgatatatatatatatatatatatatatatatatatatatatatatataggcctGCTACATGCAAACCAACCAATGGGTTGGCTACTAGCAACTATCTAACCAACTACCGACAGGCCTGTGGCCTAGAACTTAacagatttggtgtcaaacagACAAATACATCATGGCCTGACTGCCAAGGGTGATGTCGTCGACAAAATGGGTCCTGAAAGTCAAGGGCCGGCTGAGAATGGTGCAAGTCCCTGCAGCCTGAATCATCGTTAAGTGTTCTCAACAATCACACTGAGAAATCCACTTCTTCATGTAACTACATATTTTCTCCAGGAAGGATATCAGATCAAATACTTGTGAGAGGTTCTAACAGAATTCCAAAGTTTCAACAACTATTACAGGATTTCTTTAACAGAAAGGAGCTATGCAATAGCATTAATTCCGACGAGGTTGTTGCATATGGCACTGCTGTTCAGGCTACAATCTCGAGTGGTGAGGGCAATAGAAGGTTCAGGATCATCTCCTTTCCTTTTGGATGTCACCTCGCCATCTCTTGGTCTGGAGACTGCTGGTGGTGTGATGATTGTTCTAATCCCAAGGGATACCACCATTCCAACAAAGAAGGAACAAATTCGCTCAACCTATATTGATAACCAGCCTGGTGTGTTTATCCAAGTCTTTGAAGGAGAGATGAAGAGCATAAGAAGGAGGTTGAGGCCAAGAATGCATTGGTGACTATAGCTACACCAGCTCAacccatattttaaaaaaattaaaaattattgttttgccAACAAGTACCAAGTCAATGCCTCACAAGCTACCAACATCACACACaatatacaaacaaacaaacactcAGACTCAGAGAAATCAATTTTCCTCAATTCTCATATCATGAAACATCCATCATTGTCTGTCTCTTGTAGCTTCACCTATGATTGTACTTGTGATGTTTTCCTTAGTTTCAGAGGCATAGATATCCGCAACAGTTTCACCGGTAACCTCTACAGGTCTCTTGATCAAAAGGGTATTCACACTTTCATTGATGTAGAAGAAATTCAACAATCGAGGATCTACATTGTTGTTTCTGTTGAGATATGCGTAATAATAGTATCATTGACTGATATATTATCTCCTTATTTATATTATCTTTATTTCCTTGTAAATATCTCTTATATAATTAGGACAGATTTACTCCCTATGATCATGGGATTTACTTTGTACATATTCTTATTATAAATACAAAAGGCTGAGAGCTAATCTCTCAAGTTATTCAGCACCAGAAAACCTTGTTCTCAACTTGGCATCAGAGCTCACGATCAGTGGGCCTGAGAGCAAAagtctaaaatctcaaaaccctAGCCGTCAAGTTACAAACATAGTTGTCCCGTCGGTTGATCTATACCGCCGGCCCTAGGTATCACCACCGCCTCTGATATTAAATCCTTCTTTGGCTCAGTTTGGTCGGTAGGTTCCACTTTTCCGCTGTGTTTTGGTGATCTGTGAACAGTTTTTTGCACTGTTCCGAATCTGTCCTTGGTCCCACTTACACCCAAGTGCTGTCAAAGATGACTTCAACACCAGATAAGGCTGGATCCTTTGTTAAGAGTCTTGTGTCCTATGTTTTCTCCGACAATCCCTCTATAACGTCTGAGAAACTAAATGGTGATAATTATCTCAATTGGTCAGCTACTGTTAACATGTGGTTTCTTGGACAGAAGCTCGCAAATCACCTCACTAAGCAGTCCTCTGAAATTGAAAAAGATCTGCGTGATGAATGGGAGCAAGCTGATTGTCAATTAGTCTCTCTTTTGTGGCAAACCATTGAGCCCTCCTTGCTGGTCCATTATCGCTCGTACACCACTTGTTATGATATTTGGCAGAAAGCTAAGAATGTCTATTCTAATGATATCCAACGTCTTTATGGTGTGATTCATAATCTAGCCACCCTGCAGATGACAGAAGATGACATCAAAACTTATGCTAATAAAGCTCAGTCAGCCGTAACTGAGTTCAAGCTCCTTGTGACCGACAACGACCCAAAGAAGATGCTTGAGAAATTGGATAATGTTTGCATGGTTTATGTCCTTCATGGTCTTCATGAAAAGTATGAGTCAGTTAGGAGCAACATTCTTTCTGCATCAGATATTCCCTCGGCAGAGGATCTCATCAGGCGCCTCACACGCCTTCCTGGACCGAAAGGATCAGGAGGGAACGGGTCTCAAACTGACTTGGAATCTTCTgcttttgtttcaaattttgcaGGTCGTGGAGGACGCGGCCGTGGTCGTAGGGGAGGCCGAGGAGGTCGTGGTGGTGGCCGTCCTCAATGTACTTATTGTAAACGCTTTGGTCATTATGAAGATCAGTGTTACTCCATTATTGGCTTCCCAGAAAAATCGGTGAATGTGGCTCAGTCTATTGATAATGGAAACTCCAAAAACAATGTCATATCTGATAAGGAGTACAAGTCATACCTGCAGTTTAAGGCTTCACAAGCCTCATCATCGGCAACGGTTGCTCACACTGGTAATTCTGCAGTCTGTCTCTCCCAATCATCATCTGTTGGCCCTTGGATTTTGGACTCTatagcttctgatcatgtgGCTGGTAATCCATctcttttatcaaaaataacCCAACCTAAAATCCCACATCATATCACTGTTGCAGACGGCTCTAAAGCTAAAGCAAGTGGTGTCGGTCAAGCCACTCCTCTCCCATCTTTAAATATTGACAATGTTCTTTTTGTTTCCAACTGtccattcaatttaatttatgttagcCGTTTGACCAAGAGTCTTAATTGCTCTATAACTTTCATTTCTGATTCTTTTGTTATACAGGATCGGAGTACGAAGCAGATGATTGGTACAGGCTATGAGTCACATGGACTTTACTACCTTCGGTCTTCATCTACAATTGCATCCTCTTCTACTACAGAGTCTCCAAGTCTTCTTCATCGTCGTTTAGGTCATCCAAGTCTCAAAAAGCTCAGAGTTATGGTTCCTAATTTGTCTCAGTTGCAATCATTGGATTGTGAATCCTGTTAGCTTGGGAAACATGTCCGGTCTTCCTTCCCTAGCAGTACTCAGTCACACGCCCACTCTCCTTTTCATGTCGTTCATTCTGATGTATGTGGACCAAGTCGAGTCACTTCACCTGTAGGACATAgatattttgttacttttattgaTGAGTTTTCTAGATGTACATGGATCTTCCTACTTAAGGATAGATCAGAACTATTAAGtgtatttcaaaatttctttaagGAAATTCAAAATCAGTTTGGTTGTTCTATTCGCATTTTGCGTAGTGATAATGCAAAAGAGTATTTTTCaacatcttttaattcttttatgtCTGAAAACGGAGTGATACATCAGTCATCTTGTCCCCATACCCCACAACAAAATGGCATTGCTGAACGTAAACACCGTCATATAATTGAAACAGCACGTACTTTGCTTATTCATGCCAATGTTCCTTTGAAATTTTGGGGTGATGCTGTCCTCACTGCAGGATACTTGATTGATAGAATGGATTAATAGAATGCCATCATCTGCAATCCAAAACAAGGTTCCCCATTCCATATTGTTCCCTGATGAACCTTTGTTTCGTATTGCTCCTCGGATTTTTGGATCCACTTGCTTTGTTCATGATCTTACTCCAGGTTTAGATAAATTGTGTGCTCGTGCAATTAAATGTGTCTTTCTAGGCTATTCAAGAGTTCAAAAAGGATATCGGTGCTATTGTCCCTCCACACATCGCTTCTACATGTCTGCTGATGTCACATTCTTTGAGGATACACCTTTTTTTGCGTCTTCCATTGAGTCTGAGTCTATCTCTCAAGTATTACCAATTCCTTTCCTTGTCCCGGTAATTCCACCCACACCTGTCCCTGTCATTGATCAGTCAACTCCATCCTCTTCTACAGAACCCCCTAGTCCtcctccacctccacctcctCCACTGCAAATTTATCAGCGTCGTCCACGTCTCCCTCCTGCCAATCCACAATCTACAGAAAGTCCAAGTGACTCATCTCCTGCCCCAATCTCCTCTTCTACTTCAGATCCGCCGACATTGTCAGATGACCTTCCTGTTACTTTACGTAAAGGTACACGTTCCACCCGTAATCCTCATCCCATTTATAATTTCCTAAGTCATCATCGTTTATCACCTACACACTGCACTTTTATATCTTCTCTTTCTTCTGTCACTATTCCTAAGTCTCCACGGGAAGCTCTTTCACATCCAGGTTGGCGACAGGCTATGATTGATGAGATGACAGCCTTGGAATCTAATCAGACATGAACTCTTGTGCCTCCTCCTTCTGGAAAATCTATTGTTGGGTGTCGTTGGGTTTATACTGTTAAAGTTGGTCCAGATGGGAAGATTGACTGATTGAAAGCTCGCTTGGTGGCTAAAGGATACACTCAGGTGTTTGGCCTAGATTATAGCGATACATTCTCTCCTGTGGCTAAAATGGCTTCTGTTCGCCTCTTTCTTTCTATGGCTGCCATGCGACATTGGCCATTATATCAGTTGGATATCAAAAATGCATTTCTTCATGGAGATTTAGAGGAAGAAGTATATCTGGAGCAACCTCCTGGTTTTGTTGCTCAGGGGGAGTGTCGTGGGTATGTTTGTCGTCTTCATAAGGCCTTGTATGGTCTCAAACAATCCCGTCGAGCATGGTTTGGGAGATTCAGTAATGTTGTTCAACAATATGGCATGAAGACgtgtatgttgatgatattgttgttaCAGGTGATGATCATGATGGGATTGCAGGACTTAAACAACATCTAGTCCAACACTTTCAGGTTAAAGATCTAGGTCGGTTGCGTTATTTTCTCGGTATTGAGGTGGCTCAATCCAAGGCAGGAGTTTCTATTTCCCAGAGAAAGTATGCTCTAGATATCTTGGAGGTTGATTGCAAGCCGATTGATACTCCTATGGACCCAAATGTCAAGCTGTTACCTGATCAAGGGGAGACCTTTTCAGATCCAGGAAGGTACCGGAGGTTAGTTGGGAAGCTGAATTATTTGACCATGACAAGACCTGATATTTCATATGCAGTCAGTGTTGTTAGTCAATTCTTGAATTCCCCTTGTGATATTCATTGGGATGCTGTGGTTAGaattctaagatatatcaagaGAGCCCCTGGAAAAGGTCTTGTTTATGCAGACAGAGGTCATTCAGATATTGTTGCGTATACAGACGCAGATTGGGCTGGAAGTCCGTCTGACAGAAGGTCCACATCTGGATATTGTGTTCTCATTGGAGGCAATTTGATTTCATGGAAAAGTAAGAAGCAAAATGTCGTTGCTAGATCAAGTGCAGAGGCAGAATATAGAGCTATGGCACTTACTACATGTGAGCTCATATGGCTCAAGCATCTTCTCCAAGAGCTCCACTTCAGTAAAATAGGCACTAGGAGTATCATTTGCGACAATCAAGCAGCCCTACACATTGCCTCTAATCCAGTCTTTCATGAGCGAACTAAGCATATTGAGATCGATTGTCATTTTATTCGTGAGAAAATTATGTCTGGTGAAATTGCTACTTCTTTTGTTGGTTCTAATGATCAACTAGCCGATATCTTCACGAAGTCTCTTCGAGGACCAAGGATCACTTACATATGTGACAAGCTTGATGCATATGATTTGTATGCTCCagcttgagggggagtgttgagATATGCGTAATAATAGTATCATTGACTGATATATTATCTCCTTATTTATATTATCTTTATTTCCTTGTAAATATCTCTTATATAATTAGGACAGATTTACTCCCTATGATCATGAGATTTACTTTGTACATATTCTTATTATAAATACAAAAGACTGAGAGCTAATCTCTCAAGTTATTCAGCACCAGAAAACCTTGTTCTCAACtttatggtatcagagcttgtcgaattcaagggccacctaaacctattcacgcaccaagcccaaagagtgctgggcgtgaggggggtgtattgggaaaaacccaagtcccacatcggatagataagactcttgagaagagtttataaagagaaggcaatcctcaccttacaagccggttttgtaaggatgagttaggccccaaattttaatagtttcctcaactttttattatttttatgttttgtagGTGTTTGAGTCGTTAAGCTTTCTGGATTTTGAAGGTTGCAAGGTGTTAACTGAGCTACGTAGCTTATGTGCACTAGTATTTAGTCACGATTCATAAGTCGATTGGTTTTCTCAATAAACTCATGCTATTGAGTACTCAAAGATGCAACCAGCTAAAATTTTGGTGCCTTACATCAATCTGGCATCTCTAGAGACTCTGGATATGAGGGGTTGCTCGTGTCTCAAGAGCTTCCCTGAAGTATTGGGAGTAATGGAAAATACAAGATATGTTTATTTAGACCAAACTTCCATAGACAAGTTGCCATTTTCAATTGGAAATCTTGTTAGCCTCCAAGACTGTTCTTGAGGGAGTGCAAGAGTCTAACTCAGCTAGTTCTCTTAATATCTATGCCAACAATGACATAGAAGTATGTAAGCCTTCGTTTGTCAGTAATGATTTCGGATTCGTGTTTAAAGGAATTTTTGAAGGGAGAGTAAATTGATACCAGCAAGGAATCATCATTATGTTTTTGGTTTCGAAAGAAATTCCCTCAGATAGCTCTATGTTGTGCTGGAGAACCTCCTATGCATAAAGACAATATGTTGTTGGATTTCAAGTTGAGTGTACTCATCAATGGCACTAAGCAATTCACTTCTTCATGTAACTACATATTTTCTGCAGGAAGGATATCAGACCAAATACTTATGTGTGATTTAGTGTGCAAAGtggaaaaatcatttttagagCATGAATGGAATAAAGTAGAGATTTTGTATGAGTTGAAATACCCTGTGCCATGTGGCCCTGAAAGAATAAGGATCAACCATGACAGGACCAGAACAAGAAATCCATGTTGGTCTCTCATTTATGTCAGTGGAGATATCAAAGAGGATGTCAAATTTCTGTCTGAGTTTATTGAATGCAAGGAGGCTGAGAGAAGAAAGGGAACACTATTGGGTTTTCACTATATGCTCAAGCGTTATGGATTCCAATTGGACTGGGTTGTGATAGAAAAGATCAAACGTggtctaattttaattttcttaaaatactAAGTTACTTTGAAATAGTTGTTTTTATCCCCATCTTTGTCTGAAAACCGATCCCCCATTCTAGAGGAGCAAAAAAACCGTTTTCCAGGTTCACTCATTCAGAAGTGGAAAAAATAGTGTTTCTTATCCGTCCAGAACAGTACTTCCAGATGGAATCGGTTTTCAAACAAAGGTGAGGGGAAATAAAAACAGCTCActtacttttattattattctttgaCATACAGCTTGATCGAAATATAAAAGTGTAATCTAATCAAACGAATGAGTCAAATGCAATTAACTTATTCtacaaaatctttcaaaaaataccAGTTTAGACGGTATACATTTTTTAGCTTTATTATGTTACTACTGTGATTATACTatcattcattttgaaatttaagtTACATCGgcttttatatttgtatttgagATTCGATTTGATTGAATTATTCCTTTAGTTAAAATTATTCCTTTTAGTACATAATTTTCTTATTCAACTCAACCTTTCttaatttgatatatatgtaccaaacaaaaacaaaaaaaaactaattttgatgGTATTATGTTGAATTTAGACATCAATAGGGATATTTTGAGTTTAAACATCTCAAGTTGACGTGTTTGTATTAGAACAAAGATTTAGCTGTCAATCGGAgatatcaaaatattatgtCAAATGAGAACAAAGATTTAGCTGTCAATCGGAgatatcaaaatattatgtCAAATGATACATGAACTAGGTAAAACTTACAttcattaaatatataataatcattatatatataacaatcaAGGCAAATAATAAACTGGTCAATATTTTTCAATCAGTTAGTCAACTTTCCAGGATTGTGATTGTATTGTGTGCTAAGTTGTTTTGAGGCTGTTCTCTTCTGGTTGCTATGCTACAAGCTTGTAGCATACCAAAGTATACCAGCAACTATGATGGAAGGTTGTCCATCATTCACTCAATCCATTTGACAGACCATGCCAACCCTCCAACATGAAGGTCGGCTATAGGCAGATTGGTCAACATCCCGACTTCCAGCAACCCTCTGATATAGGCCTGCTACATGCAAACCAACCAATGGGTTGGCTACCAACAACTCTCTAACCAACTACCGGCAGGCCTATGGCCTCGCGCTTAgcagatttggtgtcaaacagACCAACAGAAAATGACCTGACTGCCAAGGGCGATGTCGTAGACAAAATCGGTCCTGGCAGTCAAGGGCTAGCCGAGAACCGTGCAAGTCCCGGCAGCCTGAGTCCTGATattgtaattaaattattttaaaaattgtaattgaTAGATTAATTGATTGTTTCAGTTAAACCATCATAATCCAATCGAAAAATTATGTAAATAATCTATTTCCCTAATACAAGAAATCAGCCTAACTGGAGTGAAATATTCAAAATTGAATTGATCCAGTGTTAGAAAAACAATAGCAATAATTACAGTTCAGACTCGAGTCAAGTTAGAGAAAGTAATTTAATAGTTACTTGTTGATTGAAGATAGTCGctttgacatcaactttctcaAGCACAGATTGGAGGCTTTGAGCTTGTGAAAAAGCACTACTATCATATAACAGATATACAACAGATTCATGGTGCGGTAAATTTTTGCTTCCTATTTAATAAATCAAACAACTTCATAGGATCAGATTGATGAGCACGGTGactaaaataatgaaaatgttCAATATGTTGACAACCTCTTGGAAGACTTCGATGAAAGTTTGTGAAAACTTGTGCCTTGCTCCACAATTCGTGTGATACACATTCAAGTTGAAATGAGTTATTCAATGCTTGTGAAAGCTTTTTCTCAGCTTATGTTTTTCACGATGAATGTAACTCTTTTCACTTCTATGATATGAAGGCTTTTCTCTGTTCTGTTGGCGCACATCAATCTCAGCATGTTCAGAACCATCAGGCGTACCGCAATGTTTTTCTTTGATCCTTCTACTTCGACCATCCTTTTCAACATCAGAATCAACGGAAGAATAAGAACGCTCAGCTCTGCTCTTCTGACTTCGATGTTTTTCTTTGATCCTTCTACTTCGACAATCCTTTTCAACGTCAGAATCATCGGAAGAATAAGAATGCTCAGCTCTTCTCTTCACACttccatctttttcttttatccttCTACTTCGATTATCTTTTTCAACGTCAGAATCATCGGAAGAATAAGAATGTTCAGCTCTTCTCTTCACACttccatatttttcttttatccttCTGCTTCGATCATTCTTTTCATCAGAATCATCAGAAGAATAAGAATGTTCAGTTCTGCGCTTTTGATttccatgtttttcttttatcctTCTACTTCGATTATTCTTTACAACATCATCGGAAGAATATAAATGTTCTGCTCTCCTCTTTTGACTTCCACGTTCTTCTTTGATCCTTCTACTTTGATCATTCTTTTCAACATCAGAATCATTAGAAGAACAAATCCTTCTACTTCGATCATTCTTTACAACATCAGAATCATCGGAAGAATATAAAtgttcttctctcctcttttgACTTCCACGTTCTTCTTTGATCCTTCTACTTTGATCATTCTTTTCAACATCAGAATCATTAGAAGAACAAGAATGCTCAGACCTGCTCTTCTGACTTCCACGGTACCGATCATGACTAAAACTTACATGATGCCTTTGAGAATCGCAGTGGATTATTGATGAATACTTATGGCTGCTTATTTTATCCTCGGGTTGACGTTGATGATTACAATCATCTGATTTATAAGAATGCTCATCTCTGCCCTTCTGTTTTAAATGATAATCGGCAGGACCAGAATCCTTCTCATCAGAATTATAATGTCTTTTTCTGCCATGTTTCCTCTTGTGCTTTTGAATATTCTTTCTACCTCGATCATCCCTGTCACTGTCAGGATCTTCAGATGAATACGAACGCCTATCCCTATTCTTATAATTTCCATTGTAACAATCAGGGCCAGACTCCTCAGATGAAAAGGAATGCCTTCGCTTGCCATGTTTACTCCTACCGTGCCTGGGATGATCATAATCTTTGAGTGAAAGTGAACGTTCTGGTTTAGTTTTTCTACTTGGATCGTTTCTGTCACTATCAAAATCATCTGAATGCTTGTTTCTGCTCTTTCCATGAACTTTTTCAGAGGCAAAAGAGCCTGATGAACTTGACTCTTTATAATCTCGCTTCTTTTTGCTTTCCTTAACTCTTTTTTTCTTAGATCTACTCTCTCCATCATCTAAAGATGCTTCCCTTTCTGAATGCAATAGCTTCTGCTTTTTGTGCTTCTTGTTTTTGgacttttttggttttttagaTAAGTTGGTCAATAAATCAGGGATATCGCCCATATTGAGAAAACCTGTAAAATCGGGAGTAATTGTGGTTGAATTGGTTGGAAAAACATCTGAGGCATCATCAAGGCATATAAAAtcactttaaaaataagagCTGATAGCATACCTCCATATTCATCAAATATGTCCTCTTCCTCAGCAACTATCTGCTGGTTGGGGTCGTCTGGTTTAAACCCTCCACGAGGAGGACTGATTCCTGGCTTCTGCTTGAGCTCCCATTTTAGAGGCTGCATCATTCCcatacaaaacaacaaaatcaatatcaaATTATCAATATTGCCGACTTTTGGGGGAGAGGGGAATGAGTATTATAGATGTTCACATCTAGACTATATAATTTACATGTGACAAGAACATACAGATGCAATACCCAATGGCAAATTGAGCCACTACGAAAGACATTCCTGGAAGGCATGCTAAATTTTAGTTTAGGGTACATATAATCTGAAGGCAAGATAAAATCGTCTTgatagaggttgaattttcaaactCTCCTTAATctaagggggggggggggggatttTTCCTTTCCGAGGTCTTAACTAATTTTATTGTCCAAATTTAGCTTTAATCTATTTCCTTCTATTCTATTTATTGATATATCTATGATTCTAATCTATTACTAGTTACTACATAGTAAAACAAAGTCAGAGCTGGACAAGAGTCAACTCCAACGAAAAAATTTCCTGCTCAAAACAGGCTTTCTCCGGCGTTTTCTCTATTGCTCAATGCTAAACCATATATCCTGCTCAAATCTAAACCCTTGGACAACCTGTTTGCTACACTTCATGGGTCTTGAGCTTTCCACACTCTTGCTTGAAGCATGAGTCTCTAAACTGGCACAAAGATCCAGAATCGGAAAATCTCCCTCCCCAGTATTTTTGTTTTCAGCTTTACAATAGTAAAATAAGCTTACCCAAACACAAACTCATCAGAGAATGGGCATTACTTGTACCATGATGAAGCAAAACtataaaggataaaaaaatgCAAGGAACTATGGATATGAAGCACTTTCTCTTGGACTGTACAATAATTGCTAGAAACTGgtggaaaataattaattgcGTACTTAAATTCTCTTACATTCAATTACTATGGAATTGTGATTCTCACCAAATGTAGTCAGTC
Proteins encoded in this window:
- the LOC11439239 gene encoding uncharacterized zinc finger CCHC domain-containing protein At4g19190 isoform X1, which encodes MEGEEGGGVRLSKRFNDDKGGGEVDYKTKSGTAWSHNFLNQKPWHPLSYPNQRRKWIAEQTHAQRERRTEEVAREYAQEQEFYRTTSLISKKDKEKVELMQAVSFMYVRPPGYNPESAKAAELNDEKKKEDTVNNEPTQTNPDGPSSLPPHGEKKKPRPKDVFGRALPTEEEFEVLKNAPRHETGVAARAKPFGVEIRNVKCLRCGNYGHQSGDRECPLKDAIMPNEENRLKRDDPLNAILAHTDLTEPLKWELKQKPGISPPRGGFKPDDPNQQIVAEEEDIFDEYGGFLNMGDIPDLLTNLSKKPKKSKNKKHKKQKLLHSEREASLDDGESRSKKKRVKESKKKRDYKESSSSGSFASEKVHGKSRNKHSDDFDSDRNDPSRKTKPERSLSLKDYDHPRHGRSKHGKRRHSFSSEESGPDCYNGNYKNRDRRSYSSEDPDSDRDDRGRKNIQKHKRKHGRKRHYNSDEKDSGPADYHLKQKGRDEHSYKSDDCNHQRQPEDKISSHKYSSIIHCDSQRHHVSFSHDRYRGSQKSRSEHSCSSNDSDVEKNDQSRRIKEERGSQKRREEHLYSSDDSDVVKNDRSRRICSSNDSDVEKNDQSRRIKEERGSQKRRAEHLYSSDDVVKNNRSRRIKEKHGNQKRRTEHSYSSDDSDEKNDRSRRIKEKYGSVKRRAEHSYSSDDSDVEKDNRSRRIKEKDGSVKRRAEHSYSSDDSDVEKDCRSRRIKEKHRSQKSRAERSYSSVDSDVEKDGRSRRIKEKHCGTPDGSEHAEIDVRQQNREKPSYHRSEKSYIHREKHKLRKSFHKH
- the LOC11439239 gene encoding uncharacterized zinc finger CCHC domain-containing protein At4g19190 isoform X2, with the translated sequence MERRKNRGLKMFLAVLYQLKKNSKFLKMHQGVAARAKPFGVEIRNVKCLRCGNYGHQSGDRECPLKDAIMPNEENRLKRDDPLNAILAHTDLTEPLKWELKQKPGISPPRGGFKPDDPNQQIVAEEEDIFDEYGGFLNMGDIPDLLTNLSKKPKKSKNKKHKKQKLLHSEREASLDDGESRSKKKRVKESKKKRDYKESSSSGSFASEKVHGKSRNKHSDDFDSDRNDPSRKTKPERSLSLKDYDHPRHGRSKHGKRRHSFSSEESGPDCYNGNYKNRDRRSYSSEDPDSDRDDRGRKNIQKHKRKHGRKRHYNSDEKDSGPADYHLKQKGRDEHSYKSDDCNHQRQPEDKISSHKYSSIIHCDSQRHHVSFSHDRYRGSQKSRSEHSCSSNDSDVEKNDQSRRIKEERGSQKRREEHLYSSDDSDVVKNDRSRRICSSNDSDVEKNDQSRRIKEERGSQKRRAEHLYSSDDVVKNNRSRRIKEKHGNQKRRTEHSYSSDDSDEKNDRSRRIKEKYGSVKRRAEHSYSSDDSDVEKDNRSRRIKEKDGSVKRRAEHSYSSDDSDVEKDCRSRRIKEKHRSQKSRAERSYSSVDSDVEKDGRSRRIKEKHCGTPDGSEHAEIDVRQQNREKPSYHRSEKSYIHREKHKLRKSFHKH